A window of the Pungitius pungitius chromosome 3, fPunPun2.1, whole genome shotgun sequence genome harbors these coding sequences:
- the bcl9l gene encoding B-cell CLL/lymphoma 9-like protein — MHPDNKLANHGKQLTSDGRSQLPGVNQQQQGAAGHLGAKGVGAGSHGVKTSQFSPGNPGLKAVSQSVSSVGGMQKTKSKRERSVSIDSGDSRNAVPQALETDPKGEGVMRSKRRCVLEKKQPYSGDEWCSGPDTEEDEDKPHTASHRERVLAGPVQGLSDRLSAGPLSEPAGPVMGCVAGPGLKTEQPPQPSQQVVYVFTTSLANSAAEAVMKGQTDSILLFHQQNVSRPKLEQAHSSGKPPNPSEKINSSSSPPTGTPKSQCGTPRPSSAGVGCPLQPAGTPSSTGHSDNESSQNRTGHSSEGGIMANPAGPGHGEGAGGMSLPVATVSPSGSPSILSAHLQGDPGQRSGNMDGLSKEQMEHRERSLQTLRDIERLLLRSGAGGGPVDTGPPTNNASNNSSNLNNNNNTDRSAILEDHGTNSSGTCSGGSMLSTALTSMGGMKKYEEPLQSIIAQTQSLARPAHDSPHMDSHHNLPQHPHQQLSSPGLDMGHMLGPEGLTPEQMAWRKLQEEYYQEKRRQQEIQPPSHQQHLRMMTDIGMQGGPMMMRGPPPPYHSKPGDQQWGPGNMIGGGIGGSTRMLEMHQEGPRGPRFMGQMQRGPPGGGGFPGGKGGVLSVEGLGPQRPTRPGMIWLDDMPNNIGSGVPFHGCYPGRPSQHLQGDPEHLLTHEEMFLMEKRQMQGLTRYELDRLAKQQQGNLCSRIMDNSGGPEFHNLGMGRGPPSTRGDPMDFPVSREIIGSPGGGPQMRDLVDSPLGSSLAMNMNPQMNIQQQQQQQQQQMMLSQKLRVGPAGRATLGEMFGPGEISRIRASHGGGVNKGMIQGPEGPFQFPNHGPFSGGQGDGPFLQQPGPEVFGPDQQVHNQMGGTSRLSHMPMTGVLRGVDLGPRHPSDLSINVNPRSSPLVPRPHQLKSPSLNREPSPLLASPSAPGLKSPSQIASAGHHTTLPAASGAGTPSSSMKSPQIMGSSNLGLHSPSASPGQLKSPALAVGSPGWASPKAALPSPGGPTSGKVVGNGGSSSTETGQSLPPRSSNSTPISQPGSMNPSMPFTSSPDNHPTQNPLSLIMSQMSKYAMPSSTPLYHNAIKTIATSDDEMLPDRPLLSGVSIGGNMGNTQTSQILVSQGSIGPHSDLQSPMGIVSQGQQHLPHDSSGRVLSSPNQMGMPAMNPAMIGGGAPDGMGRCNVSPISHNQLAGFPRIQHPPLGPMHSPIGGMSHHFSQSNEDILPPQQLHLSLLRKGHPHQRHSHPSDSFSSLPMGDGPDLSEVIRPSHSGIPEFDLSRIIPSDKPSSTLQYFPKSEPHQNPHQGPLTQQPTPQQLLKQLSSSVPPHTSGPSSNPHLANLQNMMAEQNLAPHPSHAGTRQNMGIPQGGSRGMGPMCHPGHMMGRTGMAPQQQQAMMTGNLLHHPSNPYPGMMSSQQHSHNLMAQQNIMMMQAKQRSMSIPGDPFVSQGALMSPQGPMMAPSHPQTGMMGPQSLRQRGMSLDSPIGYGPGGMAHMPF, encoded by the exons ATGCACCCGGACAATAAACTGGCCAACCATGGCAAGCAGCTCACCAGTGATGGCCGTTCCCAATTACCCGGGGTAAACCAACAGCAACAAGGCGCTGCTGGCCACCTGGGCGCTAAGGGCGTCGGTGCCGGCAGCCATGGAGTCAAAACCAGCCAGTTTTCCCCCGGCAACCCTGGGCTTAAGGCAGTCAGCCAATCGGTGAGCAGCGTCGGTGGGATGCAGAAAACCAAATCCAAGCGGGAGCGGAGCGTCTCCATTGACTCCGGTGACTCGAGAAATGCTGTTCCTCAAGCCCTGGAGACGGACCCCAAAGGAG AGGGGGTTATGCGCAGTAAGCGGCGCTGTGTTCTGGAGAAGAAACAGCCATACAGTGGAGATGAATGGTGCTCTGGACCTGAcacagaggaggatgaagacaaACCACACACTGCGTCCCACA GAGAGCGTGTGCTGGCCGGTCCTGTTCAAGGTCTCTCTGATCGCCTGTCTGCAGGCCCTTTGTCTGAACCTGCCGGTCCAGTCATGGGATGCGTAGCTGGACCGGGGCTAAAGACAGAGCAGCCACCTCAACCTTCACAGCAAGTGGTGTATGTTTTCACCACCAGCCTAGCTAACAG TGCTGCAGAGGCAGTAATGAAAGGACAGACGGATTCCATTCTTCTGTTTCACCAGCAAAATGTTTCACGCCCCAAGTTGGAGCAG GCCCACTCATCAGGGAAGCCTCCTAACCCATCTGAAAAGATAAACTCCAGCAGCTCTCCACCCACAGGCACCCCTAAATCTCAATGTGGAACTCCACGGCCATCCTCTGCAGGTGTTGGGTGCCCGTTGCAACCTGCAGGGACCCCGTCATCAACAGGACACTCTGATAATGAATCATCTCAGAACAGAACTGGCCATAGTTCAGAGGGAGGTATCATGGCAAATCCTGCAGGCCCAGGACATGGGGAAGGTGCAGGAGGAATGTCCCTTCCAGTTGCTACAGTTTCTCCCTCGGGGAGTCCTTCCATTCTTTCTGCACACCTACAAGGGGATCCAGGCCAGAGGAGTGGGAACATGGATGGTCTTTCCAAAGAGCAGATGGAACATCGGGAGCGTTCTTTGCAGACActgagagacatagagagactgCTTCTGCGCAGTGGGGCAGGTGGAGGCCCTGTAGACACAGGGCCCCCCACCAACAATGCTAGTAATAACTCGTCCAAcctaaataataacaacaatactGATAGGAGCGCTATTCTGGAGGACCATGGTACAAATAGCTCTGGCACTTGCAGTGGTGGTAGTATGCTGTCGACAGCCTTGACTTCTATGGGAGGGATGAAGAAATACGAAGAGCCGCTGCAGTCCATCATTGCTCAAACACAGTCCCTTGCCAGACCTGCTCATGATAGCCCTCACATGGACTCTCACCATAACCTACCACAACATCCACATCAGCAGCTGTCTTCACCTGGGCTCGACATGGGTCACATGCTTGGACCAGAGGGGCTGACCCCAGAGCAAATGGCGTGGAGGAAGCTTCAAGAAGAATACTACCAAGAGAAGAGACGCCAACAGGAAATACAGCCCCCTTCACATCAACAGCACTTAAGAATGATGACGGATATCGGCATGCAAGGAGGTCCGATGATGATGAgaggaccccctcctccctacCACAGCAAGCCCGGAGACCAGCAGTGGGGTCCTGGCAATATGATCGGAGGAGGAATAGGTGGAAGTACACGAATGCTAGAAATGCACCAAGAGGGACCCCGTGGCCCAAGGTTCATGGGTCAGATGCAGAGAGGGCCACCTGGGGGAGGTGGTTTTCCTGGTGGTAAAGGGGGCGTTTTATCAGTGGAGGGTCTAGGACCCCAAAGGCCCACCAGGCCGGGGATGATTTGGCTTGATGATATGCCAAACAACATAGGTAGTGGAGTTCCATTTCACGGCTGCTACCCTGGGCGACCTTCTCAGCATTTGCAAGGTGACCCAGAACATCTGTTAACGCATGAGGAAATGTTCCTCATGGAGAAACGACAGATGCAGGGGCTCACCAGGTACGAACTTGACAGATTAGCTAAACAGCAACAGGGCAACCTGTGCTCAAGAATAATGGACAATTCCGGGGGCCCTGAATTTCACAATTTGGGAATGGGCCGGGGTCCTCCCTCCACTCGGGGTGACCCTATGGACTTTCCCGTTTCACGGGAGATTATAGGCTCTCCTGGAGGGGGTCCTCAGATGAGGGACCTTGTGGATTCTCCTCTAGGGAGCAGCCTCGCAATGAACATGAACCCACAGATGAatattcagcagcagcagcagcaacaacaacaacagatgaTGCTATCTCAGAAGCTCAGAGTAGGTCCTGCTGGACGGGCAACTTTAGGTGAGATGTTTGGCCCTGGAGAGATTTCAAGAATTAGAGCTTCGCATGGTGGAGGAGTAAATAAGGGAATGATTCAAGGACCCGAAGGCCCCTTCCAGTTTCCCAATCATGGTCCCTTCTCTGGGGGACAGGGGGATGGGCCCTTTCTTCAGCAACCTGGCCCCGAGGTTTTTGGGCCTGATCAGCAAGTTCATAATCAAATGGGAGGTACATCGCGGCTTAGTCATATGCCGATGACTGGAGTCCTCAGGGGAGTAGACCTTGGGCCCAGGCACCCCTCTGACCTTTCAATCAATGTTAACCCCAGGAGTTCTCCTTTAGTGCCTCGTCCTCATCAACTCAAATCTCCATCACTCAACCGCGAGCCCTCTCCACTTCTGgcttctccctctgctccagGACTGAAGTCCCCCTCACAGATAGCCTCTGCAGGGCATCACACCACTCTTCCCGCTGCATCTGGTGCTGGGACTCCTTCCTCTTCCATGAAGTCTCCGCAAATAATGGGGTCTTCCAACCTTGGGTTGCACTCCCCATCTGCCTCACCTGGACAACTTAAGTCCCCTGCCTTGGCTGTGGGTTCTCCAGGTTGGGCGTCTCCAAAAGCAGCTCTTCCAAGTCCAGGTGGTCCAACCAGCGGGAAGGTTGTGGGCAATGGAGGAAGTAGTTCCACTGAGACAG GCCAATCACTTCCCCCCAGGAGTTCCAACTCAACACCGATTAGCCAGCCGGGCTCAATGAATCCTAGTATGCCATTCACTTCCTCTCCCGATAACCATCCAACTCAGAATCCTTTATCTCTCATCATGTCCCAGATGTCCAAGTATGCCATGCCCAGTTCTACTCCCCTCTACCATAATGCAATCAAAACAATTGCGACTTCCGATGATGAGATGCTACCAGATCGACCTCTTCTTTCTGGTGTCAGCATTGGAG GAAACATGGGGAACACCCAGACCTCCCAGATACTCGTCTCCCAGGGCTCCATTGGTCCCCACAGTGATCTACAAAGCCCCATGGGCATTGTAAGCCAAGGTCAGCAACACCTGCCACATGACTCATCAGGACGTGTGCTTTCTTCCCCGAACCAAATGGGCATGCCTGCCATGAATCCGGCCATGATAGGGGGAGGTGCGCCTGACGGAATGGGGCGCTGCAATGTTTCACCTATATCTCATAACCAGTTAGCCGGCTTTCCTCGCATCCAGCACCCACCTCTTGGGCCAATGCACTCACCTATTGGAGGAATGTCACATCATTTCTCCCAGTCTAATGAGGATATTCTCCCACCACAGCAGTTACACCTTAGCCTGCTTAGAAAAGGTCATCCTCACCAGCGCCACTCTCATCCATCTGACTCATTTTCCTCTTTGCCCATGGGGGACGGCCCGGATCTAAGTGAAGTTATACGACCCAGTCACTCTGGGATCCCTGAGTTTGATCTCTCCCGTATCATTCCTTCTGATAAGCCTAGTAGCACTCTCCAGTATTTCCCCAAGAGTGAGCCACATCAGAATCCCCATCAGGGGCCCCTAACCCAGCAACCTACTCCGCAACAGCTCCTCAAACAGCTGTCTTCTTCTGTTCCTCCACACACGAGCGGCCCCTCATCCAACCCCCACTTGGCAAATCTACAAAATATGATGGCTGAACAGAATCTGGCGCCTCACCCCTCACACGCAGGAACACGCCAGAACATGGGCATTCCTCAGGGGGGCTCTAGGGGCATGGGTCCCATGTGCCACCCTGGACATATGATGGGAAGGACAGGAATGGCGCCCCAGCAACAACAAGCCATGATGACGGGCAACCTTCTCCACCATCCTTCCAATCCATACCCTGGCATGATGTCCTCCCAGCAGCACTCGCACAATCTGATGGCACAGCAAAACATTATGATGATGCAGGCTAAGCAGCGAAGCATGTCAATTCCAGGGGACCCCTTTGTCTCCCAGGGCGCTCTCATGTCCCCCCAGGGTCCGATGATGGCTCCTTCCCACCCACAAACTGGCATGATGGGCCCCCAATCGCTCAGACAACGGGGAATGTCGCTGGACAGTCCCATTGGCTATGGCCCCGGAGGTATGGCCCATATGCCATTCTGA
- the LOC119210196 gene encoding C-X-C chemokine receptor type 5 produces the protein MTDFLLYILQIGTAGNITDYNYGNDTAPSVCDDEGNSLWIYHAVLYSLIFLVGVSGNGLMTTVLLRRRHLLRITEIYLLHLALADLMLLFTFPFDVVNHAAGWLFGEFLCKLTGLVQNLNLHCGSFLLACIGFDRYLAVVFAIPSMQSRRPKTVHLTCIALWLVCLGLSVPNAVFLSVREEARQVSRLHCFYHDYGIHANNWVLTNRVLEHMCFFIPLAVMSYCYTAVVITLCNSKNSLAKQGAIRLSLLVTLVFFFCWLPYNVTLLIKTMVDLDVISYETCELYVTLQSALDVTKSLGLAHCFLNPFLYAFVGVRFRHELIHLLCNVCCRNVCAPFFQAQGPSRSSVSDRATTTSTITKRL, from the coding sequence ATGACAGATTTCCTCCTTTATATTTTACAGATAGGGACAGCTGGAAATATCACAGACTACAATTATGGAAATGACACAGCCCCTTCAGTCTGTGATGATGAGGGGAATTCCCTGTGGATCTATCATGCGGTGCTGTACAGCTTGATCTTTCTGGTGGGGGTGTCAGGGAATGGTCTGATGACAACAGTCCTCCTAAGACGACGGCACCTCCTGCGCATAACAGAGATCTACCTGCTGCACCTTGCCCTGGCTGACCTCATGCTCCTTTTCACATTTCCTTTTGATGTAGTCAACCACGCCGCCGGTTGGCTGTTTGGGGAATTTCTCTGCAAGCTGACGGGCCTGGTGCAAAATCTTAACCTCCACTGTGGGAGTTTCCTTTTAGCTTGCATTGGGTTTGATCGCTATTTAGCCGTTGTTTTCGCCATTCCTAGTATGCAAAGTCGACGTCCGAAAACCGTGCACCTAACATGCATTGCATTATGGCTGGTCTGTCTGGGGCTTTCTGTACCCAACGCGGTGTTTCTTTCGGTGAGGGAAGAAGCGCGACAAGTATCGAGGCtccactgtttctatcatgatTATGGTATCCATGCAAACAACTGGGTTTTGACCAATCGAGTGTTAGAGCATATGTGCTTCTTCATTCCACTGGCCGTCATGAGCTATTGTTACACGGCAGTGGTAATTACATTGTGCAACAGTAAGAACAGCTTAGCAAAGCAAGGAGCAATTCGACTGTCTTTACTCGTCActcttgtctttttcttctgttggcTGCCATATAATGTCACCTTACTGATCAAAACAATGGTAGATCTGGACGTCATCTCATATGAAACCTGTGAACTTTACGTCACACTGCAATCAGCCCTTGATGTGACAAAAAGCCTTGGTCTCGCACACTGTTTCCTGAACCCTTTCTTGTACGCCTTTGTTGGAGTACGTTTTCGCCACGAGCTGATACACTTGCTTTGTAACGTGTGCTGCAGAAATGTTTGCGCCCCTTTTTTCCAAGCCCAGGGTCCTAGTCGATCATCCGTTTCTGACAGAGCAACAACCACCAGCACCATAACAAAGCGCTTGTAA